TTCATGTTCTTCATCGTGACTCTTCTGACAAAAACAGGAGCACCACATCTAGAGTGagtaaacacacgcacgcacgcacgcacgcacgcacgcacacacacacacacacgcacacacacacacacgcacacacatgttgggtttccatgttttatggggacattccatagacgcaatggttttcatactgtacaaactgtatatcatattccctacccctaacccaccccctaaacctaaagatcacaAAAATttcctgctcttttagattttcaaaaaagttaattctgtatgatttataagcttgtttcctcatggggacaaaaaatgtccccacaaggaaaagggttttggatattgccatctttgtggggacattttgtccccataccgtagggtttaccctcccccccacacacaccttTCACTGTCGTTTCTTTGAATTCTTTATTTGTAAAATCAATAAATTGCAAATAAAACGAGATACAAATTAGTCAATTGATAACAGACGGTTCTGAGAGGAGCCGTAAACGTCCGGCCAAACTCACAGATTGTCTGGATGAATTGTTCTGTATGCGTGTGATAGACACATGCTGTTTGTGTTCTTTGAAGATTTACATGTGTCTCCATAGAAACGGGATGCCTTCACCAATCAATGAGTGATTAAAATTGGTTTGTAATCTCATATTCAAATGAggaaattacattaaattatgCCAGATCAATATACACGTGAGTTATTGTTTAATATTcaaacacccccccccccaattTATTCACACATAGTCACATACAAGGATTTAAACAAGGGCTTGAagacagaaatgtgtcagtaaTTTAATATATAGAAGCTCGAACACATAAGAaagcaaatatataaaaaaatcgtGTCAGATATTTAAAGTGTCACACTGATCCTCCATCTTTTCTAACAACACAAACAGAATCTTTGTGTTTCCCATCCGAATTCCTGATCCCAGTGAGAAGCATCATGGTCCAGAtgacggctctcactaaatccttggtgtttcgagtcagatccgtgggcgtggcttgttggttttgactaaatcctaggtgtttcaagtcttacgaaacctttaccctaacctaactctaaccatctaaactacctgtgattgttaaacttgccaaaaaacacggttgcgtgatgacgtcagactcgaaacaccaaggatttaggtAGAGGCCCAGATGACAGTGTGCTGGAAGCTGGATGTCCACAGATTTTCCTTCTTCCTCCACTGCTCGACAAATCACGTTCTctctttcatttttacattcaCGAGGAGGAGCAAACTACAGAGACACGTACCGTGATTGGCAGAGAGAGGTCTGGTGGGAGGGACCCCACTGACTGTGGCGCTGttccaaatggcgcacttgcggtctcgtggacttaaattgcgcgttctcgccaagtctacgagtctgtagagtgtcccatttgtctttttagcgctcagaagtctgctcgcgagcgcctcctttgtgccctcgatgcggtcttcggcgaagcccgcattgagtgagactccactgaagtcccctacccaggaatccttgcgaacgcccaatcacagaacggatgggaggagtgtcgtggatgtcagactatacgtaaacatgacggatgcatttttaaatgtatgttttgataaaattctaaattaatttattaattagttacttattcatattattgcttatttattttctattaagccagctattcaagaataaaaacgtttaatgcagtgcattttcttacttacgGTAATAAGCCatattttgttgtagatttatatctagttgtctctgggctctgtaaagctgaacaacacagcttctgtattatagagaaatattaaataacaacatatatgcatattaagaacacactatgcacattaagtatagtgtaaacaaattaataaatatacattcatgacgtcatgacaaatgaatgcattacaaacataagtatctattgcataatgctcgggtggcatatcaacatatgaaatacagaacaataaaaaccggcagctccagtcccaaataacaatgggacaacaagtggtcgacttcacgcggcgctgcgcagactgatcagcgaatgacaacaaagtaccgcgagagtgattagaaagcaccgcttgcttttttccggtgtgatgacctcaagtctgtcccaaaatgcactcccatgtacccttgtggacttgtgcctagtgccctatagatctgcacttcctgacgtcaccaagtgtggactcacaGGAGGTCCTCAAGACCGGAGTGTGTCATTTGGGCCAGGGCCTGTATAGGACTGTATAACAGAGATGACCACTTCCTGTCCAACTTCAACATTCCAAGCTTTGTCCAATCCGAGCACAGCTCCAGCCTGGACAACGATGACATGCTGCTGTGTGGCCTGCCAATCATTACAGACAGCCAATCACCTGTCATTAACAGTTAGCGTGTCATCAGTTTAGAGTCGCCCACTCATAAGCGGATATCCATCAGATTCCAAAGAcaaactttttctttaaaaatgtctaGATAAAGTGAATATGACCTGTAAACTGTTTCTCAtcttaaaattgaaaaaaaaaaatactgtgtaTATTGAGAAGAATCTCATTTTGTAAGACTGCTTGTGTGTGAGATTATATATTTTCTTCAGGTGTGGGTTCACAGGACATTTTGATTTCAAAGATGTCTAAGATATTATTCTAAGAGCTACATTTTATAAAGATCCATGATTCTTATCTGTCAATGAATCATGCATCACAATATAGTAAGATCTTctatcattattttattatgtgtttAAACCAGAAGCTCTGTCATTGTACATTAAATGTAATTGTCAGCTAATAAAAGGGGCATGTTAAATTTAACAACACAGATTCTCCTCTGTTAATGTGTTCAGTGAAGTAAAGTCAACTCTAAATCTCATGATGAAATTGTTAACATGCCAGACAGCAAACAAACCTGCAGGCATCACAGCTGGTCCATCAGTCTTTCTGTTAATGACAAAAGCAAACACTGCCATCAACTCCTCtaataattaagaaaaaaacattcactGGCCTCTGTGCAACGCATTGTGGGTAAGCAAACCCAGGAGTTTTCCACAAGGCCAATTTGTATGTAATGACTCAGGCATACTTCTAAAGGTAAGACAGAGGGGAAAGGTTGTCATGGAGATCAAGTGTACAATATGTTATTCTAGAAAGGAACAGTGAAGCAAACTGcatttgtactattttaaaCAGCTGACACCTTTTATCACTATTTCACTCTTGTACGCTATTCAATCTAAAACATCTTCCAaccatttttattaaaagtgtgccaaccatgtttttttaaatcgaTTACCATTTGATataaccacagttttactaTTAATACATTGGTTAATACGATTAATGTAACAAAAAAATGGTTATTTTCTTATGtcttttttactgtaaaaccatggtttattttcatgtgtGAAGTTTCagcaattattataaaattctACTAAATACATGTATGTCCATTTACTGttaactgtaaaataataatttaatttaatttaatattaatttattgtataaaaaataaataagagatAGCTTTCACTTTCACGTGCTTACTGGGCGGTTAgggttatatttattaaaattgtaatttattAAACCAAACGTTAGCGCACTAGAAAGATTTTGCGATTGAGAGAATGCAGATAAAACAGGGTTAGTATAGACAAATATTTTGCATGCTGTGTGTATTTGTAATTTATCAAACACCGCGACATACAACACCAGCATacctaatatacagtatatacatacaaatatatagCACATTAAATAACATACATGTAAACAAAGTGTAAAGTtgttataaaacaaacatacatgtaaACAAAGTGTAaagtttttataaaacaaatacatgttATATGTGTAATATAACGTGTAATATAAAGAAATGAACACTTGTACTTCAACAGAAGTGACGTGGTTTGGCCAGCAGGTGGAGTCTATGTAGTTTTAAGTCTAATACAAAATTCAAAACAGTTTGTCATCTGAAACccaaaataacttaaataacTCCAGCAACACAAATGATCCAACAAGCATTAAACAACAAACCACACTGTACACTCTTAATTACAAGAGCAGAGTTGATCTGACTTTAATACAAACTTGTTTAGTAAAGGAGTCAAACAGCAAGAAATCATGTCGGATGAAGACGGTCATGTGGAAGTGTGTGTTGGTGATGATTTGAGATGTAGAATGATGTTGGCACATGAGGGTTTCTGCCCCTGCCATCTGGATTCCATTTCAGAAACTGAATCTGTGCGGTTAAACTGAGTCATGGCAGACATTCTAAAACACTGCAGTAGCCTACTGCCTCAAAATACAGCAAACTCAAACCCCACGACACACAGAAACTCATTATATGTGCGTGTGTTACATGTGACTGTACACATATGATGTCACTTACACTGAttctgcatctgtgtgtgttaaTGTTGATCCATCACTTTTACAGCATGTGACGCAGATGTGAAGCACACATAGAAGTTAAGTTTATATCCACTGGCACCATAGCGACCGTTACATCACAGTCAGTGGCCAGAGGAAAATTTTCTGCTCGGTTTTATTGTCACTGATTAACttgtaaatacacacaaacacacacacattatcaaACACATGCTAGACATTATGCAGAAAATAAAGGTGGAGCCTCTTCATACTTTAATTTGATACACAAACTTATTTAACAGCTCTATGAATATAACAGTTCAATTTCAAACCTATTTATTATCAGTTAGTTTCATTCATGTACATCTCATTGAAAAACTGTGCAATAATACCACGTATTATCgatgttttgtcattttcctgtgttttattatttttccccAATTTAAATTTTCTCTTATGTCTCTACTGTCTGTATTATTTTGTAGTTAGTTACtgtgaagctgctttgaaaAGCGTTGCAAagcgttatataaataaatgtaaatgctgtgACATTAGGGCCTTTAGTGAGTAAATAACTGCATTCGTGGCCTTCAAGGTTTTTAGCTGTCACACTTCAGGAATCTTCTGAGGAACCTCCAGACATCTTTAAAAGAGTCTCAAATATGCTGTTGATGGACTTAAGGTGAAGAAACCTGTTGGACAAACCTTTTCAAGTAATGACATGGCTGCAGTGCTCTCAGAGAATAATTTATGAATTTTTTTGTTAGTGTTTTTTATGCATGTGGTTTACACATATGCCTGTGGTGAAATAACACAATTAATTCCCAAACACATAAAGTTCATTTGAACTCCAACCTGTCTAGAAAAACATCAAGCCATAGCATGTTCTCTCACACACGTGACAGCTCTGTGTGTTGTTGAAAGTCTAACTCTGGGTTTGGATAAGTAGCATGCATCAATaattcactctctctctctctgtgtgtctgtcactttgtgtgtgtgtgtgtgtgtgtgtgtgtgtgtgtgtgtgtgtgtgtcacatagCAGACATTACAGTTCTGTACTTGCTGTCTGTCCACCTGCATTCACAAAAGCATGAGACACACAAACTGACTTGCACAGGTAACATTAAGACGAATGTCTTTACATGATTGcttatgaatgtgtgtgtttttctaaagtgtttttttgtgtgtctctCACAGGTACAGCTGACCTCAGAACAGCGTGCACAACACTGATGTCCTGTCATTTATTAAGCTCTGCACCTCTGGATCATGGTAAGCAGACATATTTGAAATGCTTCATTGGCCAGAATCAGCTCATACAACAGTCTGAACAGGTCTGAACGTGAACATTAATGATGTGGGTGTGATGTTTGAAGTAAAGCGGGAGAATAATTAGCGCAGAAGCATTTGAACCTTCACTTTCCTTTCACGAGGACACACGCGTGTGTTTGACATGATCCAGTGACTGTGAGTCTCTCTGTATTCattcaaatagtttttttttttaataaataactacGAATGCATGCGAAATACTAACAATTTTCATTCACTCTTTAAAGTAAAGTGAACTGTTTAATCTTAAAATAACCATAAAGCAACTAAAGAAGTGTTTTTTAACAGACATAATCTCTGATATGACAAGTTTCTTTGCTCAACTAAAAATGATTGTGttttaatacaaatgtttttacaaataaaaaagtgatcaaatgtattaaaaatgctTGGGACAAACATGGACACAcgctatattttatttaaaccaacagatgggtttgtccatatttttcTCTGCCGTGGATTgaacaacccaacatttttaagTGTATTGTTATAactttttctttaatttattaTGCGTGATAAACAATAGTAAAAGTAACATATGGTGTGCAGGTAGAGGGAAGCAGCATcgttttgtttttgcagtaaATTCACTGTTGGATGTGGGAGACGCGTTTGGTTCAGTTCTGGTTCGGAATGTTCTCTTGTTCATTGTTCTGCTGGATTCGGTTCATCTGATCTGACCATACTGAGAAACTCAATCCTCTTTATAAACTACGCATCTCAGTGCGTCACAGGCGGCGCGTTTCTGCGCTCCAGCAGCTCAGTAATAATTCACGCTCGGGACGCGCGCGTCAGATCTCTGTCGTTGATCTGGACTATCACTGATCTGGATTTTTATTAATCTGGACTTTCGTTGTGAGGGTCGATCTGGATCCCTTAAAGTCTCTCGCTGTCGGAACTAAAGACGCGTTTCTCTGGGCGTTGAGCGCGTCGCCACAGGTACAAAAGTTTCTCGTGAAGACCCTCGAAACTCTATTGAGATGTAAATAGAAGCACTTCAAATGACTTAATCCTGTGTTTCGGAAACTCTTTTAAAACGCTCGGGctgaatgtttatgtttatatgcTGGAAGTGAAATAAGAGAAGTGAAGGTTAAGAGAGAGTTTGCAGAAGAGAATGTTTCAGTTTATTTACGCATGTAACGTCATCCTTCCATTTATGTTATGAAATGACTATTATGACTAGTTTTTAAATTGTAGCTCTGATGActtgacagtaaaaaataacatttaaaatgagaaaaaaataaaaaatcagtgtGGTGAGATAATTTGTTTGTGCAAACTTTTGActgctgtgatttttttctttctgcatTCGTGACAATGATTTATATAGATGTATGAAGTAATAGTCTATGGAAAAGACTCATCAGCAAAATAATTTGAGAATTGAGAAGAAATGTTCATAGATTTGATGTGTCTTTGGCACGGAAGCTGGTatgaacaaaacctaaaacCAGCAAACACACTGCACCTGAAATCTGTTTTTATCGTTTTTTTTCAAGTAATGCAATTGAACGAAGTTTAAAGAAtaagaaataattaaaaattaatatgTGAGCATGTTAGCTGTTTGTACACTGACATTTTCATCTCTCTGTTGTTCAGAAAGCATTGTGTATGATTCATTGTTAAACCATGCTGGTGTGTATGAATCATCAGGATCTCCAGCTCAAGGAAACTGAAAAACTCTCAAACTAAACCAGATTCTCTGTTAAACATCACTCGCTTCATTATTATTGAAACATTGGCATTAGCACAAACATTGTTTTGCATTCTCACAAGTGGTCCTTGGATCCCACAGTGTTTAATAAACataagctgtgtgtgtgtgtgtttgtaggcgGAGAGCCCACAGGAACGCAGTCCAGGGGTCTTCAGTCGCATTGGCAGCTGGCTGTCGTGGGGTTGGGGCAGCCCGCCACCCAGTGGAGATGCACCCTCGCCCGAGACACAGCAGCACAGCCGAGAGGAGGAcgacagagaaacagagagcGAGTGTTCAGCTGTAAAGGTCACACATCACACCCCTGTCCCAGCAGAGAGAAGCCCCTCCCTGAGCCGGAATGCCAAACATTTGAGTTCTGCTGGGGGGAGAGGCTCGAGGGGTCACACCTCTCAGGTGTACCTGGAGGAAGACAGCGATTCTGATTTATATATTAGCACAGAACCACACGTCACTTTTTCACCTCaggtgacctctgacctcactGACCAACCGGAGTCGGACCAAATGGGGCGGAGAAGATCAGGGAAAAAAAGGAGGAGCTCTCAAGGAGATGGGGGCGGGACTAAGACCAAGTCACCAACCACGAGTCAGCCCAGCAGCCCTGCAATAACCAGTTTGGCAAGAAGCCCAGAGCCGGCGTGGGCTGAGTCAGCATTTGAGGAGGCGCCAAAACCCGTTCCTGAATTCCCCCAAGGAGAACCGCCAAACTCACCTGAAGCAGGTAGAGACGAGGATATAACAGAATGGACAGATGCACACATTAGTGACACCGCTGGACCTTTGAGCTCACGGGACGCCCACGCTTTCACAGATTCAGACATGGATGAAGAAACTGTCGTCAGACTCACAGAAACTCCAGAATCCAAACGCAGAAGTCTCAAAGTGTCTCACAGTGAGAAGTTTTTTGCTAAGAGGGTTGTGGTCACGTCTACACCCCACACAGAGGAACAACATGAGAAGTTCAATGAAGCCGAAGACACGACGGACCATAAACAGACGAAAGCTGAAGACAGGGCAAGGTAAATCTACCAGTTTAACCTGTTTATAGCACATGCTTGAGCAAACGTTTCAGAGACAGACTCTTTCCTTCAAGTCCTTCATTTGGTTTAAACTCAATCCATCAAATGAAGTTGCATGTGCTTTACTGAAACTAAAGGTGTGAAGTCTTCTTTCAAGATAGAGAGATAAGAGGAAATCAGTGTTGTGAAATCTGAACTTATTCTAGGTCACGATCACATAGTTAACATTCCTCTGAGCTGTAAAGTCATACGGGAAAAGACATGAATGTTCCTGAGCTGGTTTCCAGAGTATTTTTATCAAACATTTACAGTGTTTACAGAGACACCGCAGTTCTCATCATGTCCGTCTCTTGTAATGCTGGGAAAAACCTGTAAAAACATAACTAAATCCTTATACAAAAGTATCATCGAAACGATTACCTATAAGTCTCTCTTTAAAAGCTCACAAGTCTTAATGCACAGTATTAAATGATAAACTTTGTTTCAGGTCGTCACCATACTAAAGCAATaggccccgcgaagcagtgggttacagtgcattttataacagctaagggggttgTGGCACGATGCGAAGTGGAGTCATTAAAACACCCTTAGCTGTTATCAAATGCacttgtaacccactgcttcgcggggcttattgcttttataaaacagtcattccatatgcgtagcaaggtttcataaaataaagtaaataaagtgatatttaggctatgtaatgcggtcagccattataaatcggggtattttactcggctcaaccaatcagattcaagcaccagaactgaccgttttataaaatgaaaatataaaagccATAATGTTAAAGTGATTAGATGAGACGCGGTAAATTGGCCTTGGaaggatttgatgagaaatgtttgagttgattttTTGCACAATTTGAGACACTTTTCAATTTCTGGGtgttcataaaatgtatttttctaacTGATATGAATAGAGATGTATAGTGATTGCTCTGCTAATGTcacttttgtttgttgtttcacAGATGTGTAGATAACTGGTCGGATGGCCTAAGGATAGTGAAAAGCACTCCTCATGTGGGCCGAATCTCAGACAAGATCAGTTTGTTTGAAAGCCAAGCGAGCAACACGTTTAAGAGTAACTTCACACACCCGAGACGTCTGGATATTTCTCCAGCTCAAAATGTGTCGAGACAAAGACAGTTCACAGAACCTACCGGCGCCAAATCTGGTTCTGTTCATTCAAGCCTGTCCGTTAAAGACCGGGCACTGAATTTTAGCGCAGACCAGAGAGGAGACATGACGTTTACACTACCGTCCACCACAGCGGGGGTATCTGCTCGAACGTGGAACGGTGGACAATTAAAAACAGCTGGTCACACTGAAACATCTCCGTttacgaaaaagtttgagaaatcTGCAGCAAAGGCAGGTACCAGCAGAGAGAAACCTGAGGTTAAACCCAATCCTCCATTAAACACAGATCAAACAGACTccaaatcccacaatgcaacagaGAATGCATCAAACGATGAGATTACAGAGATTTCATCACCGGCTGATCAGAGCCAGCAGATCAAATCTCCCACCCGGACGGGCTCAAGATCTAAAAAGCGCCGAAGCAAAGAAGCGACTCAACCGCTCAGCCCCACCAGCAAGAACAAACAGGAAGTTGGTCAAGATAAACAGGAAGTGAGAGACACAGAAAGCTGTTCAGTGCCTGATATGCCCTCAAAACATCTTACAGGTACAAAAACCACAGACCAATGTTCTGATAAATTACCAACTAACAGCTCTCGTATTCCAAAAGAAAAACCCGAAGACTTGGTAAGAGCAAAAACTCGGACGGTCGCAAAGCGTCACAAAGAGATGGTTGAGAAGGTGGTGAGCCCCACATCTGAAACATCACAACCTTCACCTGCTTCTGCAACCCAAACCAAGATCAGCTCCAATGAGGACCAGACAGAACCAAAACACTCAGAACCAGAAGAGAGAAGAACAAACGAGAGCTCAGAAAGCGAGAGTCTGAAGAACAGAGACACGATTGTGAAACCAGATCCATCTGTGACAAATGAAGAGAAACCACCAGCCCCAGAGGATCTGAAGGAGGCCAGCCCTAAATACCCCTCTGAGCCGGCCAATAGCAGCTCTGGGAAGGATGTCGTGCGGAACGGAAAGAACAAGACagattttaaagtgttacctgAGAAAGACACAGCTACAGCGAGAGAAACCTCTGAATGTGTCCCGAAATCAGATGAGAATAAAgacaacatgacaaaaacactcaaaaacaaTAACATATCTAAGccagaaatgaaaacaaagatgAGCAAACCAAAGAAAACCTTATCCATCTCAACCAGGCAGAGAAAAAGAacagaaacaacagaaaattacatttctatTGAACTGACCAATGAGAGCAGTGAAAACCCCTTTCCTCTAATACAATCTAATAATGAGAATATTTCTTTGAGCTCAGCCAATGAGAACCACACTCCATCATCTCCCAGAGCCAGTGAATTCTCCACAGAGCAGACAGATGAGACCACCATGAAACCAACATCAACAGATGAGACAACATCCAGTTTAAAAACATCAGCTCATGAAAAGACCGCACCTCCTCCAGCCTCAACAGAAGAAACGACCACACCCACACCCTCATTAACTGACAAACAGACCACACCCCCACCAGGATCAACAGAAAAGAAGACCACACCCCCACCAGAATCATCTATTGAAAAGACCACAGCTCTACCAACATCATCATCAGACACAACTGTCACACCTTCACTGAGCTCCTCTAATAAAAAGACCACACCTCCAGCTGTTGAGAAGACCACACCCCCATCGGCATCTACTAATGAAAAGACCACACCTCCAACAGCATTGTCAGTAGAACAGATCACACCTCTTCCAACATTGTCAGAAGAAAAGACCACACCCCCACCAGAATCATCTAATGAAAAGACCACACCCCTAGCATCAACAGACAAAACCGCCAAACCTCCAACAGCATTAACTGTTGAGAAGACCACTCCCGCAGCAGCAGCATCAACAAAGAAGACCACACTTCCACCAGAACCAACGGTTGAGATAACCACACCTCCAGCAGCATCGGAAGTAAAGAAGACCACATCTCCAGCAGCATCATCGAATGAAAAGACCACGCCCCCACCAGCATCATCTGAAAAGAAGACCACACCTCCACCAGCATCAACTGTTGAGAAGACCACTCCCCCACCAGCATCATCAAATGAAAAGACTACGCCCCCACCAGCATCATCTAAAAAGAAGACCACACCTCCACCAGCATCAACTGTTGAGATGACCACTCCCTCACCAGCATCATCTGAAAAGACCACGCCCCCACCAGCATCATCTGAAAAGAAGACCAATCCTCCACCAGCATCATCAAATGAAAAGACCACACCCCCACCATTATTATCTAATGAAAAGACCACGCCCCCACCAGCATCAACTGTTGTGACGGTCACTCCCCCAGCAGTATTATCTAATGAAAAGACTACACCTCCAGCAGCATCATAAAATGAAAAGACCACGCCCCCACCAGCATCAACTGTTGAGAAGACCACTCCCCCAGCAGCAGCATCTAATGAAAAGACCACACCTCCAGCAGCATCATCACATGTAAAGACAACCCCTCCAGCAGCAGCATCAAATGAAAAGAAGACCACACCTCTATCAGCATCAACTGTTGAGATAACCACACCTCCACCAGCATCATCAGAAGAAAAGACCACACCTCCACCAGCATCAACTGTTGAGAAGACCACGCCTCCAGCAGCATCATCTAATGAACAGACCACACCTCTACTAGCATCAACTGTTGAGAAGACCACACGCACAGCATCATCATCAGAAAAGAAAACCACACCCACAGCAGCATCAACAGCAGCATCAGCTGAAAAGAAGACCACACCTCCAGCAGTCTTGTCAAATGAAAAAACCACACCTCCTCAGAAATCCTCGTCTCCCGTCAATGTAATGAAAGCTCAATCTTCAGGTCCGGCCACCAGAAAGAAGGAGTTTCTACTGAAGCCGATGTTCCTCCCTCAGATCCCGTCATCACCCGGCCGTGACTCTCTCAACAGAGACTCTGTGTCCAGCTGGCTGGATGTAGAACGTCCTGTCAGGAAAAAACAGCTCACTCCAGACCCCAAACCCAAGCTGAGCTCCTCCGCCAGTGAATCCAGTCTGCTGGAAGCGTCCAGAGATTTCGATCCCAATGACTTTATCTCGAATGTGAAGAGACGAGCGATGCCCTTCACTCTCCCTCAGCGCAGACACAAAAAGCATCGCCTGCACACCCCTCCATTCGCCATGCCTCCCATCAGAGAGGACCGCAACGAAAAACCCTTTGACCCCGAAGAGTTCCAGCATGGCCTGAGGAGACGGAGAGAGTTCACGCTGGATCTGATCCCTAGCAAAACCTCTGAGGAGGACAAATCCAAGAGAGGGAacccggagagagagagcatcctCACTAGATCCGTCCTCTTCAAGAGAGCAAAGACGGAGGAGATGgaagaagaaaaagagaacGAGTCAGACGAGAGTAAAACTGAAGGGGGCAAAGTGAGGTCTCGTCTGGAGAGGTGCTCTATTCTCAGCAGTCTACACCA
The nucleotide sequence above comes from Triplophysa rosa linkage group LG24, Trosa_1v2, whole genome shotgun sequence. Encoded proteins:
- the LOC130547756 gene encoding mucin-2-like; amino-acid sequence: MGRRRSGKKRRSSQGDGGGTKTKSPTTSQPSSPAITSLARSPEPAWAESAFEEAPKPVPEFPQGEPPNSPEAGRDEDITEWTDAHISDTAGPLSSRDAHAFTDSDMDEETVVRLTETPESKRRSLKVSHSEKFFAKRVVVTSTPHTEEQHEKFNEAEDTTDHKQTKAEDRARCVDNWSDGLRIVKSTPHVGRISDKISLFESQASNTFKSNFTHPRRLDISPAQNVSRQRQFTEPTGAKSGSVHSSLSVKDRALNFSADQRGDMTFTLPSTTAGVSARTWNGGQLKTAGHTETSPFTKKFEKSAAKAGTSREKPEVKPNPPLNTDQTDSKSHNATENASNDEITEISSPADQSQQIKSPTRTGSRSKKRRSKEATQPLSPTSKNKQEVGQDKQEVRDTESCSVPDMPSKHLTGTKTTDQCSDKLPTNSSRIPKEKPEDLVRAKTRTVAKRHKEMVEKVVSPTSETSQPSPASATQTKISSNEDQTEPKHSEPEERRTNESSESESLKNRDTIVKPDPSVTNEEKPPAPEDLKEASPKYPSEPANSSSGKDVVRNGKNKTDFKVLPEKDTATARETSECVPKSDENKDNMTKTLKNNNISKPEMKTKMSKPKKTLSISTRQRKRTETTENYISIELTNESSENPFPLIQSNNENISLSSANENHTPSSPRASEFSTEQTDETTMKPTSTDETTSSLKTSAHEKTAPPPASTEETTTPTPSLTDKQTTPPPGSTEKKTTPPPESSIEKTTALPTSSSDTTVTPSLSSSNKKTTPPAVEKTTPPSASTNEKTTPPTALSVEQITPLPTLSEEKTTPPPESSNEKTTPLASTDKTAKPPTALTVEKTTPAAAASTKKTTLPPEPTVEITTPPAASEVKKTTSPAASSNEKTTPPPASSEKKTTPPPASTVEKTTPPPASSNEKTTPPPASSKKKTTPPPASTVEMTTPSPASSEKTTPPPASSEKKTNPPPASSNEKTTPPPLLSNEKTTPPPASTVVTVTPPAVLSNEKTTPPAAS